In Halovulum dunhuangense, a genomic segment contains:
- the trhA gene encoding PAQR family membrane homeostasis protein TrhA codes for MSDYPAYSRAERLSDAAIHVAGVAAGMVGAGVIVALALRWSDSPWVWLGAGVYALCLVAMLLASALYHLTPVEHWRGLLQRLDHSAIYVKIAGTYTPFTALAGTGPGLLASLWGAALLGTAIRMLAPGRFVWLALGLYLGMGWAGVVAGGDLIAALEPRTVTLMVAGGLLYTGGMLFFLWERLPFHNTIWHGFVLVATAIFYAALLVELSDERAPASALADQPDLAREAVLAPL; via the coding sequence ATGAGTGACTATCCCGCCTACAGCCGGGCCGAGCGCCTGTCGGATGCGGCGATCCATGTGGCTGGCGTCGCGGCCGGCATGGTCGGGGCCGGCGTGATCGTGGCACTTGCCCTGCGCTGGTCGGACAGCCCCTGGGTCTGGCTGGGCGCGGGGGTCTACGCGCTGTGCCTGGTTGCGATGCTGCTTGCCTCTGCGCTGTATCACCTGACGCCGGTCGAGCACTGGCGGGGCCTTTTGCAGCGGCTCGACCATTCGGCCATCTACGTCAAGATCGCGGGCACCTATACGCCCTTTACCGCGCTGGCGGGGACGGGGCCGGGGCTGCTTGCCTCCTTGTGGGGGGCGGCGCTGCTGGGCACGGCGATCCGGATGCTGGCGCCGGGGCGCTTCGTGTGGCTGGCGCTGGGGCTTTATCTGGGCATGGGCTGGGCCGGGGTGGTGGCGGGGGGCGACCTGATCGCGGCGCTCGAGCCGCGTACCGTCACGCTGATGGTCGCGGGCGGGCTGCTTTACACCGGGGGGATGCTGTTCTTCCTGTGGGAAAGGCTGCCCTTCCACAACACGATCTGGCACGGCTTCGTGCTGGTCGCGACGGCCATCTTCTACGCCGCGCTGCTGGTGGAGTTGTCGGACGAGCGGGCGCCCGCCTCAGCCCTTGCGGATCAGCCAGACCTGGCGCGGGAAGCCGTCCTCGCGCCCCTCTAG
- a CDS encoding sulfurtransferase TusA family protein, whose translation MDWQDELDAAGLLCPLPVLRIRKRLSALRTGEVLRAVTDDPAALVDVPHFCTEQGHTLLEGREDGFPRQVWLIRKG comes from the coding sequence ATGGACTGGCAGGACGAACTCGACGCGGCGGGGCTCTTGTGCCCGCTTCCCGTGCTCAGGATCCGCAAGCGGCTCTCGGCGCTTCGGACGGGCGAGGTGTTGCGCGCCGTGACCGACGACCCGGCGGCGCTGGTGGACGTGCCGCATTTCTGCACCGAACAGGGCCACACCCTGCTAGAGGGGCGCGAGGACGGCTTCCCGCGCCAGGTCTGGCTGATCCGCAAGGGCTGA
- a CDS encoding cytochrome c biogenesis CcdA family protein — protein sequence MFGIDVMDGSLLPALFVALVAGVISFLSPCVLPIVPPYLAYMAGTSLEAGQDPGRKPRGMDPRVVTAAAFFVLGLSTVFLMLGVAASALGSALLSWQREMAIVAGVIITLFGLHFLGILRIPILYRDARIDAGDRGGSAFGAYVMGLAFAFGWTPCIGPILGMILSLVIQDATLSRGIAMMGVYALGLGLPFLLAAVFLDRFMGAMGRLRRHMGRIEKATGLLLVVVGVMMATGLFSAFSFWLLETFPVLGLVG from the coding sequence ATGTTCGGCATTGACGTGATGGATGGATCGTTGCTGCCGGCGCTGTTCGTGGCGCTGGTCGCGGGCGTGATCAGCTTCCTGTCGCCCTGCGTGCTGCCGATCGTGCCGCCATATCTTGCATACATGGCGGGCACCTCGCTGGAGGCCGGGCAGGATCCGGGGCGCAAGCCGCGCGGCATGGATCCGCGGGTGGTGACGGCGGCCGCCTTCTTCGTGCTGGGCCTGTCCACGGTGTTCCTGATGCTGGGCGTCGCCGCATCGGCGCTTGGCAGCGCGCTGCTGTCGTGGCAGCGCGAGATGGCGATTGTCGCGGGTGTCATCATCACCCTGTTCGGCCTGCATTTCCTGGGCATCCTGCGCATCCCCATCCTCTACCGCGACGCGCGGATCGATGCCGGTGACCGGGGCGGCTCGGCGTTCGGGGCCTATGTCATGGGGCTGGCCTTTGCCTTTGGCTGGACGCCCTGCATCGGGCCGATCCTGGGCATGATCCTGTCGCTGGTGATCCAGGACGCGACGCTGTCGCGGGGCATCGCCATGATGGGGGTCTATGCGCTGGGGCTTGGGTTGCCGTTCCTGCTGGCGGCCGTCTTTCTCGACCGGTTCATGGGCGCGATGGGGCGGCTCAGGCGGCATATGGGGCGGATCGAGAAGGCGACGGGCCTGCTGCTGGTGGTGGTCGGCGTGATGATGGCGACGGGGCTTTTCAGCGCGTTCTCGTTCTGGCTGCTGGAAACCTTTCCGGTGCTGGGTCTGGTCGGCTGA
- a CDS encoding cytochrome P450, whose amino-acid sequence MSSRDFVPPIPDTRPEGASVLTRLRLARRDLFASQPRRLYRGWMAQQSAVIFESFILNQPNLVKTVLEERPDDFPKSDIIRDSLKLLLGNSVFVTNGEVWKRQRRIIDPAFEGGRLREVFPAMVEAGQATVARLRPQADGKPVEIEFETAHAAADVIFRTLFSIPIDDEKAREVFDGFREYQRAQPLMTFPALLRLPRWVPRLRSRKSAQSAQAIRAVLAEIIAIRAREIAAGTAPDDLATKIMCTADPLTGERFDEAEMLDQVAIFFLAGHETSASALAWTLYMLACCPEIQERAAAEALAAWDEAPDFADMRRLPFVRDVFREALRLYPPVPMMVREATREEVFRKRRVRPGSLCILSPWHLQRHERIWDRPHVFDPDRWQRQETRATAREAYMPFSSGPRVCTGAGFAMIEGVILLALLLRAFRFAPVEGRVPVPVHHLTVRAKDGIWLRVTPRG is encoded by the coding sequence ATGAGTTCGCGTGATTTCGTCCCTCCCATCCCCGACACCCGGCCGGAAGGGGCGTCGGTGCTGACCCGGCTCAGGCTGGCGCGGCGCGACCTGTTCGCCTCGCAGCCGCGGCGGCTTTACCGGGGATGGATGGCGCAGCAATCCGCCGTGATCTTCGAAAGCTTCATCCTGAATCAGCCAAACCTGGTGAAAACCGTGCTCGAGGAGCGCCCGGACGATTTTCCGAAGTCCGACATCATCCGCGATTCGCTGAAGCTGCTGCTGGGCAATTCGGTGTTCGTGACGAATGGCGAGGTCTGGAAGCGCCAGCGCCGGATCATCGACCCGGCCTTCGAGGGGGGGCGTCTGCGCGAGGTGTTCCCGGCGATGGTCGAGGCCGGGCAGGCGACGGTCGCGCGGCTGCGACCGCAAGCGGACGGAAAGCCGGTCGAGATCGAGTTCGAGACCGCCCATGCGGCGGCCGACGTCATCTTCCGGACCCTGTTCTCGATCCCGATCGACGACGAGAAGGCGCGCGAGGTCTTTGACGGTTTTCGCGAGTATCAGCGGGCGCAGCCGCTGATGACCTTTCCGGCGCTGCTGAGGTTGCCGCGGTGGGTGCCGCGCCTGCGATCGCGAAAATCGGCGCAGTCGGCGCAGGCGATCCGCGCGGTGCTGGCCGAGATCATCGCCATCCGCGCCCGCGAGATCGCGGCCGGCACCGCGCCCGACGACCTGGCCACCAAGATCATGTGCACCGCGGACCCCCTGACCGGCGAACGCTTCGACGAGGCCGAGATGCTGGACCAGGTGGCGATCTTCTTCCTTGCCGGGCACGAGACGTCGGCCAGCGCGCTGGCCTGGACGCTTTACATGCTGGCCTGCTGCCCCGAGATACAGGAGCGCGCCGCCGCCGAGGCCCTGGCTGCCTGGGACGAGGCGCCGGACTTCGCGGACATGCGGCGGCTGCCCTTCGTCCGCGACGTGTTCCGCGAGGCGCTGAGGCTTTATCCGCCGGTGCCTATGATGGTGCGCGAGGCCACGCGCGAGGAGGTGTTCCGCAAGCGCCGGGTGCGCCCCGGATCGCTGTGCATCCTCTCTCCCTGGCATCTCCAGCGGCACGAGCGCATCTGGGACCGCCCGCATGTCTTTGACCCGGACCGCTGGCAGAGGCAGGAAACGCGCGCGACGGCGCGGGAGGCGTACATGCCGTTTTCCTCTGGTCCGCGGGTCTGCACCGGGGCCGGTTTCGCGATGATCGAGGGGGTGATCCTGCTCGCGCTGCTGCTGCGCGCCTTTCGTTTCGCCCCGGTCGAGGGGCGGGTGCCGGTGCCGGTCCACCACCTGACGGTGCGCGCGAAGGACGGGATCTGGCTGCGGGTCACCCCTCGGGGGTGA
- a CDS encoding ribbon-helix-helix domain-containing protein — protein sequence MRIDYARPAKRSLTLRGHRTSITLEEPFWREFRRIAESEGKPINALAAEIDAARGIDCGLASAIRLYVLAKLTPEG from the coding sequence ATGAGGATTGACTACGCCCGCCCCGCCAAGCGCTCACTCACCTTGCGCGGGCACCGCACCTCGATCACGCTGGAAGAACCCTTCTGGCGCGAATTCCGCCGCATCGCCGAATCCGAGGGCAAGCCGATCAACGCGCTCGCCGCCGAGATCGACGCCGCCCGCGGCATCGACTGCGGACTGGCCAGCGCGATCCGCCTTTACGTCCTGGCGAAACTCACCCCCGAGGGGTGA
- a CDS encoding DUF4169 family protein encodes MNGGKVVNLKRARKQKARDEKRARTTATTPAVALLKQARAEKALDRARLDGHRVGPDDSPDED; translated from the coding sequence ATGAACGGCGGCAAGGTGGTGAACCTGAAACGGGCGCGCAAGCAGAAGGCGCGCGACGAGAAGCGCGCGCGCACCACCGCCACCACCCCCGCGGTGGCCCTGCTGAAACAGGCCCGTGCCGAAAAGGCGCTCGACCGCGCGCGCCTCGATGGCCACCGGGTAGGCCCGGACGACAGCCCCGATGAGGATTGA
- the fumC gene encoding class II fumarate hydratase yields the protein MSATRTESDSFGPIEVPADKYWGAQTQRSIQNFPIGWEKQPVAIVRALGVIKKACAEANMAMGTLDAERGNAIIAAATEVIEGRLDDHFPLVVWQTGSGTQSNMNANEVISNRAIEMLGGEIGSKKPVHPNDHCNMGQSSNDTFPTAMHIATAVTARDVLIPGLEKLHAALTAKSEAFAHIIKIGRTHTQDATPLTLGQEFGGYAFQVEQGIRRVKAALGNIYPLAQGGTAVGTGLNTREGWAETVAANMARITGLPFVTAPNKFEALAAHDAMVEMSGALKTVAASLFKIANDIRLLGSGPRSGLGELVLPENEPGSSIMPGKVNPTQCEALTQVCAHVMGNDAAVGFAGSQGHFELNVYKPMIAYNVLQSMQLLGDASVAFTDNCVAGIEADETRIARLMRESLMLVTALAPEIGYDNATKVAKAAHKNGTTLREEAVRLGFVDEATFDRVVRPEDMIGPKG from the coding sequence ATGAGCGCGACCCGCACCGAATCCGACAGCTTCGGCCCGATCGAGGTTCCCGCCGACAAGTACTGGGGCGCGCAGACGCAGCGCTCGATCCAGAACTTTCCCATCGGCTGGGAAAAGCAGCCGGTGGCGATCGTGCGCGCGCTGGGCGTCATCAAGAAGGCCTGCGCCGAGGCGAACATGGCGATGGGCACCCTGGATGCGGAACGCGGCAACGCCATCATCGCCGCCGCGACCGAGGTGATCGAGGGCCGGCTCGACGATCACTTCCCGCTGGTCGTCTGGCAGACCGGGTCCGGCACCCAGTCGAACATGAACGCGAACGAGGTCATCTCGAACCGCGCGATCGAGATGCTGGGCGGCGAGATCGGCTCGAAGAAGCCGGTCCACCCCAACGATCACTGCAACATGGGGCAGTCCTCGAACGACACCTTCCCCACCGCCATGCACATCGCGACCGCCGTCACCGCGCGTGACGTGCTGATCCCCGGCCTCGAGAAGCTCCACGCGGCGCTCACGGCCAAGTCCGAGGCGTTCGCCCATATCATCAAGATCGGCCGCACCCACACCCAGGACGCGACGCCTCTGACGCTGGGCCAGGAATTCGGCGGCTACGCCTTCCAGGTGGAACAGGGCATCCGCCGGGTAAAGGCAGCCCTCGGCAACATCTACCCGCTGGCGCAGGGCGGCACCGCCGTCGGCACCGGCCTGAACACCCGCGAGGGCTGGGCCGAGACGGTGGCCGCGAACATGGCGCGCATCACCGGCCTGCCCTTCGTGACCGCGCCCAACAAGTTCGAGGCGCTCGCCGCCCACGATGCCATGGTCGAGATGTCGGGCGCGCTCAAGACCGTGGCGGCGTCCCTCTTCAAGATCGCCAACGACATCCGGCTCCTGGGCTCCGGCCCGCGCTCGGGCCTGGGCGAGTTGGTGCTGCCGGAAAACGAGCCGGGATCGTCGATCATGCCGGGCAAGGTGAACCCCACCCAGTGCGAGGCGCTGACCCAGGTCTGCGCGCATGTCATGGGCAACGACGCCGCCGTGGGCTTTGCGGGCAGCCAGGGTCATTTCGAGCTGAACGTCTACAAGCCGATGATCGCCTACAACGTGCTGCAATCCATGCAGCTTCTGGGCGACGCGTCCGTCGCCTTCACCGACAACTGCGTCGCCGGCATCGAGGCGGACGAGACGCGGATCGCCAGGCTCATGCGCGAAAGCCTGATGCTTGTCACCGCGCTGGCGCCCGAAATCGGCTATGACAACGCGACCAAGGTCGCCAAGGCCGCCCACAAGAACGGCACCACGCTGCGCGAGGAAGCGGTCAGGCTGGGCTTCGTGGACGAGGCGACCTTCGACCGGGTGGTCCGGCCCGAGGACATGATCGGCCCCAAGGGCTGA
- a CDS encoding DUF3775 domain-containing protein, producing the protein MDDLTIPADVLRDLILRMRNYMSREDLPTGGPGEDGPPDPDEIGPLSTDPDDPDQAELFDEIDGLDDEQQAELVALMWVGRGDFDAEDWAEAVALAGERHSGVTAEYLMSHPLVADYWAEGLERLFDGSDLLDTGRY; encoded by the coding sequence ATGGACGATTTGACGATTCCCGCAGACGTGCTGCGTGACCTGATCCTGCGGATGCGGAACTACATGTCGCGCGAGGATCTGCCCACGGGCGGGCCGGGAGAGGACGGACCGCCGGACCCCGACGAGATCGGGCCGCTGTCGACCGACCCCGACGATCCCGACCAGGCCGAGCTGTTCGACGAGATCGACGGGCTCGATGACGAGCAGCAGGCCGAACTGGTGGCGCTGATGTGGGTCGGGCGCGGCGATTTCGACGCCGAGGACTGGGCCGAGGCGGTCGCCCTGGCCGGGGAACGCCACAGCGGCGTGACGGCGGAATACCTGATGTCGCATCCGCTGGTGGCGGACTACTGGGCCGAGGGGCTGGAGCGGCTTTTCGACGGCTCGGACCTGCTCGATACCGGGCGCTACTGA
- a CDS encoding SspB family protein: MTRRFHYGQLMHKALRGLMAEVLSDVAKHGLPGNHHFFITFDTRHPGVDIPDYLKQRYPKDMTIVLQDWFDGLSVTRDRFAVTLNFGNMPEQLVVPFDAIRTFVDPSVEFGLRFDATEDDDDEDEDDTDDPLAALARSDDPGPEGDDTPPRGSGDVVSLDRFRKH; this comes from the coding sequence ATGACCCGTCGATTCCACTACGGGCAGCTCATGCACAAGGCACTCCGGGGCCTGATGGCCGAGGTGCTGTCCGATGTCGCGAAGCACGGCCTTCCCGGCAATCACCACTTCTTCATCACCTTCGACACCCGCCATCCCGGCGTCGACATTCCCGACTACCTGAAGCAGCGCTACCCGAAGGACATGACCATCGTGCTTCAGGACTGGTTCGACGGGCTGTCGGTGACCCGCGACCGCTTTGCCGTGACGCTGAATTTCGGCAACATGCCCGAGCAGCTGGTGGTCCCCTTCGACGCGATCCGCACCTTCGTGGATCCCTCGGTCGAATTCGGCCTGCGCTTCGACGCGACCGAAGACGATGACGACGAGGACGAGGACGACACCGACGATCCGCTGGCCGCCCTCGCGCGATCCGACGATCCCGGCCCCGAGGGCGACGACACGCCCCCGCGCGGGTCCGGCGACGTGGTCAGCCTCGACCGTTTCCGCAAGCACTGA
- the bchJ gene encoding bacteriochlorophyll 4-vinyl reductase, translating into MPDGGAHHGRIGPNAVLQLLPGMEARLGRRRTARLLRAAGYPAPPSDAAMIDEAGVARLHAVLRATLGAEASPLLAEAGRRTASYVMAHRIPAPARGLLRALPGPLAAPLLARAIARHAWTFAGSGRFDILGHAPLTFEIAANPLATGPRCIWHESVFSTLFQSLAGRSYHAVETECRGLGAPACRFEIRR; encoded by the coding sequence ATGCCCGACGGCGGCGCGCATCACGGGCGGATCGGGCCCAACGCCGTGCTCCAGCTTCTGCCGGGGATGGAGGCGCGGCTCGGGCGCCGCCGCACCGCGCGGCTTCTGCGTGCGGCCGGCTACCCGGCCCCGCCCTCGGATGCCGCGATGATCGACGAGGCCGGCGTCGCCCGGCTTCACGCGGTTCTGCGCGCCACCCTCGGGGCCGAGGCGTCCCCCCTGCTGGCCGAGGCCGGGCGGCGCACCGCTTCCTATGTCATGGCCCATCGCATCCCCGCGCCGGCGCGGGGCCTGCTGCGCGCCCTGCCCGGGCCGCTGGCCGCGCCCCTTCTGGCGCGCGCCATCGCGCGGCACGCCTGGACCTTTGCAGGGTCGGGCCGCTTCGACATCCTGGGCCATGCCCCCCTCACATTCGAGATCGCGGCGAACCCGCTTGCCACCGGCCCGCGCTGTATCTGGCATGAGTCTGTCTTTTCCACGCTTTTCCAGTCTCTTGCGGGCCGCAGCTACCACGCGGTCGAGACCGAATGCCGTGGCCTCGGCGCCCCCGCCTGCCGCTTCGAAATCCGCCGCTGA
- the bchE gene encoding magnesium-protoporphyrin IX monomethyl ester anaerobic oxidative cyclase has translation MRIVLVHPNYHSGGAEIAGNWPPAWVAYIGGALKAAGFPDIHFIDAMTNDLDDAALAAELARLRPDVVGTTAITPSIYVAERVLEIARDTVPTALRILGGIHATFMFKQVLSEAPWIDVIVRGEGEEIIVNLLRTVAEGRWPEDRDRIRGLAFRDGDTIRATPAASTVRDLDALAPDWSLLEWGKYIYVPLGVRVAIPNMARGCPFTCSFCSQWKFWRDYRVRDPLKVVDEIETLVNEHGVGFFILADEEPTINRKKFVRFCEELIARGLPDRIKWGINTRVTDIMRDKDLLPLFRRAGLVHVSLGTEAAAQLKLDQFNKETRVEQNKEAIRLLREADIFVEAQFIVGLDNETPETLEETFRMAWDWQPDLANWAMYTPWPFTPLYQELRDKVEVFDFSKYNFVTPIMAPAAMSRGELLDGVMKNYRRFYMRKALFHYPWRGTGFRRRYLLGCLKAFLKAGFQRTFYDLGKVGYWGPQSRDKVRFNFDETRKIAPAQLEDWEAAADRASRARARREGANACGAATLQMPQDAAL, from the coding sequence ATGCGCATCGTCCTCGTCCATCCCAACTACCATTCCGGCGGCGCCGAGATCGCGGGCAACTGGCCCCCGGCCTGGGTCGCCTATATCGGCGGCGCACTGAAAGCGGCGGGCTTTCCCGACATCCACTTCATCGACGCGATGACCAACGACCTGGACGACGCGGCGCTGGCGGCGGAACTTGCGCGGCTGCGGCCCGACGTGGTCGGCACCACCGCGATCACGCCCTCGATCTATGTGGCCGAGCGCGTGCTGGAAATCGCGCGCGACACGGTGCCCACGGCGCTGCGCATCCTGGGCGGCATCCACGCCACCTTCATGTTCAAGCAGGTCCTGTCCGAGGCGCCCTGGATCGACGTGATCGTGCGTGGCGAGGGCGAGGAGATCATCGTCAACCTGCTGCGTACCGTCGCCGAAGGCCGCTGGCCCGAGGACCGCGACCGCATCAGGGGCCTCGCCTTCCGCGACGGCGACACGATCCGCGCGACCCCCGCCGCGTCCACCGTGCGCGATCTGGACGCGCTCGCCCCCGACTGGTCGCTTCTGGAATGGGGCAAGTACATCTACGTCCCCCTCGGCGTGCGCGTGGCCATCCCCAACATGGCGCGTGGCTGCCCCTTCACCTGCTCCTTCTGCTCGCAATGGAAGTTCTGGCGCGACTACCGCGTGCGCGATCCGCTGAAGGTGGTGGACGAGATCGAGACGCTGGTGAACGAGCACGGCGTCGGCTTCTTCATCCTCGCCGACGAGGAGCCCACCATCAACCGCAAGAAATTCGTCCGCTTCTGCGAGGAACTGATCGCCCGCGGCCTGCCCGACCGCATCAAGTGGGGCATCAACACCCGCGTCACCGACATCATGCGCGACAAGGACCTGCTGCCGCTGTTCCGGCGCGCGGGGCTCGTGCATGTCAGCCTCGGGACCGAGGCGGCGGCGCAGCTGAAGCTCGACCAGTTCAACAAGGAAACCCGCGTCGAGCAGAACAAGGAGGCGATCCGCCTGCTGCGCGAGGCGGACATCTTCGTCGAGGCGCAGTTCATCGTGGGTCTCGACAACGAGACGCCCGAGACGCTGGAGGAAACCTTCCGCATGGCCTGGGACTGGCAGCCGGACCTGGCCAACTGGGCGATGTACACGCCCTGGCCCTTCACGCCGCTCTACCAGGAGCTGCGCGACAAGGTCGAGGTGTTCGACTTCTCGAAATACAACTTCGTCACCCCGATCATGGCGCCCGCCGCGATGAGCCGGGGCGAACTGCTCGACGGGGTAATGAAGAACTACCGCCGCTTCTACATGCGCAAGGCGCTGTTCCATTACCCCTGGCGCGGCACCGGCTTCCGCCGGCGCTACCTGCTGGGCTGCCTCAAGGCGTTCCTGAAGGCGGGCTTCCAGCGTACGTTCTACGATCTGGGCAAGGTCGGCTACTGGGGGCCGCAGTCGCGCGACAAGGTCCGCTTCAACTTCGACGAGACGCGCAAGATCGCGCCCGCCCAGCTCGAGGACTGGGAAGCGGCGGCCGACCGCGCGTCGCGCGCCCGCGCACGGCGCGAGGGCGCCAACGCCTGCGGCGCGGCCACGTTGCAGATGCCGCAGGACGCGGCCCTCTGA
- a CDS encoding MFS transporter — MTDPRALGRGTWALAAGETIVWAGLYYSFAALLLTWEQTLGWPKAQLALGLTGALVMAALMAPVSGRVIDAGHGRWLLSLGALGGALALGALALVQTPAAFLAAWAAIGLALGACLYEPCFAFVTRTAGAQARRVITRITLAAGFASTIAFPAGAYLATVIGWRSTVLVFAAVVALLGAPLLHLGARWLERGADPDTPRPGRQENRAALSAALRRRRFWLIALAFPIVAINHGILINHMIPMLVERGLTATLAVTAASTVGPMQVAGRVAMTLLGRETPARQLSLFAFGGILVAGAALLIAGATPALVFAFAATQGAGYGMISILKPVLTAEALGRQGFGAIAGWLALPYLAGYAAAPLLGALIWEWGGYGLVIRATFAMAALGLVAIAALARLITREEARAAA; from the coding sequence ATGACCGACCCCCGCGCGCTGGGCCGCGGCACCTGGGCGCTGGCGGCGGGCGAGACCATCGTCTGGGCCGGCCTCTACTACAGCTTCGCGGCCCTGCTTCTGACATGGGAACAGACGCTGGGCTGGCCCAAGGCGCAGCTGGCGCTGGGCCTGACCGGGGCACTGGTCATGGCGGCCCTCATGGCGCCGGTCTCGGGCCGGGTGATCGACGCAGGCCACGGCCGCTGGCTGCTGTCGCTGGGGGCGCTTGGCGGCGCGCTGGCGCTGGGGGCGCTGGCGCTGGTCCAGACGCCGGCCGCCTTCCTTGCCGCCTGGGCCGCCATCGGCCTGGCGCTCGGCGCCTGCCTCTACGAGCCCTGCTTCGCCTTCGTCACCCGCACCGCGGGGGCGCAGGCGCGGCGCGTCATCACCCGGATCACGCTGGCGGCGGGCTTCGCCTCGACCATCGCCTTTCCCGCGGGGGCCTATCTGGCGACCGTCATCGGCTGGCGCAGCACGGTGCTGGTCTTTGCCGCCGTCGTGGCGCTGCTCGGGGCGCCGCTTCTGCATCTGGGCGCGCGCTGGCTCGAACGCGGCGCCGACCCCGACACCCCGCGCCCCGGCCGGCAAGAGAACCGCGCGGCGCTTTCCGCAGCCCTCAGGCGGCGGCGCTTCTGGCTGATCGCGCTGGCCTTTCCGATCGTCGCGATCAATCACGGCATCCTCATCAACCACATGATCCCGATGCTGGTGGAACGCGGCCTGACTGCCACCCTTGCCGTCACCGCCGCCTCGACGGTCGGGCCGATGCAGGTCGCGGGCCGCGTCGCCATGACGCTTCTGGGGCGCGAGACCCCGGCGCGGCAATTGAGCCTGTTCGCCTTTGGCGGCATCCTTGTCGCGGGCGCGGCGCTGCTGATCGCGGGGGCAACGCCGGCGCTCGTCTTCGCCTTTGCCGCCACGCAGGGCGCGGGCTATGGCATGATCAGCATCCTCAAGCCCGTCCTGACCGCCGAGGCGCTGGGCCGGCAGGGCTTCGGCGCCATCGCGGGCTGGCTCGCCCTGCCCTACCTGGCGGGCTATGCGGCTGCGCCGCTGCTGGGCGCGCTGATCTGGGAATGGGGCGGATACGGGCTTGTGATCCGCGCCACCTTCGCCATGGCGGCGCTGGGACTTGTCGCCATCGCGGCCCTCGCCCGGCTGATCACCCGCGAGGAGGCCCGCGCCGCGGCGTGA
- a CDS encoding DUF1194 domain-containing protein encodes MRALALALSLLAAPASAECRVALSLALDVSSSVDAGEYRLQLEGLAGALEDGAVRAAIFQVPGATIALQVYEWSGRAQQALIADWAEIRTPADLDRLAASLRGHGRSFSGGSTGLGPALEFGRRQLGRAPDCTRDKIDVSGDGRGNDGIPPQQLYSRTDFGDITVNGLAIESDDAELGRYYRFFVMRGSGAFVEVARDFDDYAQAIRRKLIRELGEPMLGLK; translated from the coding sequence ATGAGGGCGCTGGCGCTCGCGCTGTCGCTGCTGGCCGCCCCCGCATCGGCCGAATGCCGGGTTGCGCTGAGCCTCGCGCTCGACGTGTCCTCCTCGGTCGATGCGGGCGAATACCGGCTGCAACTCGAGGGACTGGCCGGCGCGCTGGAGGATGGGGCCGTGCGTGCCGCCATCTTCCAGGTGCCCGGCGCCACCATCGCGCTTCAGGTCTATGAATGGTCGGGCCGCGCGCAGCAGGCGCTGATCGCCGACTGGGCAGAGATCCGCACCCCCGCCGATCTGGACCGGCTTGCCGCCAGCCTGCGCGGGCATGGGCGCAGCTTCTCGGGCGGGTCCACCGGGCTTGGCCCCGCGCTCGAATTCGGACGGCGGCAGCTGGGCCGGGCGCCGGACTGCACGCGGGACAAGATCGACGTCTCGGGCGACGGGCGCGGCAATGACGGCATCCCGCCGCAACAGCTCTATTCGCGGACGGATTTCGGCGACATCACCGTGAACGGCCTCGCCATCGAGTCGGACGACGCGGAACTGGGCCGCTACTACCGCTTCTTCGTGATGCGCGGCAGCGGCGCCTTCGTCGAGGTGGCGCGCGATTTCGACGATTACGCCCAGGCCATCCGCCGCAAGCTGATCCGCGAACTGGGCGAGCCGATGCTGGGCCTGAAATGA